A window from Enterocloster bolteae encodes these proteins:
- a CDS encoding GntR family transcriptional regulator, which produces MKRKKTLHDYLYENLREQIETGYYKYGEALPSMNRLCETYHVGIRTVRDVLSELRDQGMIRTEERRPAVIVYGKTGEEDYIPDILAVLQRKTSVLAVYKTMELLMPRMFALSVQACGVETAVEYFKRLKRDRRKEVRARWKASSNALYNLLDASHNLLFRDIFTSLEIGSRIPFFLEPEYTPPFSSCSGEYDDPMWMTEAVSAGDTRMIQEQFARMYRSLGHDIKRYLDWIESRFETGNIEQKNGYSWNCAQGHDHLYIQIARDLIDRIGLGFYKDGSFLPSEAALAQEYSVSVATIRRSISMLNRLGFCRTYNVKGTQVTLFNDQAAFQSMKNKVHKKDILMYLSGLQFMALASAPAALLAAPFIGREEIDCIEEELAGPYAVPLSILMHHIIEDLTLEPYQIILRQVSSILHWGYYYSFYQNGIQAGNELNQISHEAFRRLQAGDTEEFARLLSLCYCHALELVRDSMVVWGLSEAALFVTPQEMDKVKPCWTKPAEFAIVDKDSN; this is translated from the coding sequence ATGAAAAGAAAAAAGACGCTGCATGACTACCTGTATGAAAATCTGAGGGAACAGATTGAGACAGGGTATTATAAATATGGAGAAGCCCTGCCGTCCATGAACCGGCTGTGCGAGACCTACCATGTGGGAATCCGTACGGTTAGGGATGTGCTATCGGAATTAAGGGATCAGGGAATGATACGGACAGAGGAACGCAGACCTGCTGTCATCGTATACGGCAAAACAGGAGAAGAGGACTATATACCCGATATACTGGCAGTGCTTCAGAGAAAGACATCGGTTCTGGCGGTTTATAAGACAATGGAATTGTTGATGCCCAGGATGTTTGCATTATCTGTCCAGGCATGCGGTGTGGAAACTGCCGTGGAATATTTCAAACGGCTGAAAAGGGACAGAAGGAAGGAAGTACGTGCCAGATGGAAGGCCTCATCCAATGCTCTTTATAATCTGCTGGATGCGTCCCATAATCTGCTGTTCAGGGATATATTCACCAGCCTTGAGATTGGCTCCAGAATTCCTTTTTTCCTGGAGCCGGAGTACACGCCGCCCTTTTCCTCCTGCAGCGGGGAATATGATGACCCCATGTGGATGACCGAGGCAGTGTCTGCCGGTGATACCCGGATGATACAGGAACAGTTTGCACGCATGTACCGGTCCCTGGGGCATGACATAAAGAGGTATCTGGACTGGATTGAATCCAGGTTTGAAACAGGAAACATAGAGCAGAAAAATGGATATTCATGGAATTGCGCTCAGGGGCATGACCACCTTTATATTCAGATTGCCCGTGATCTCATCGACCGGATTGGACTGGGATTCTATAAGGATGGTTCCTTTCTTCCTTCGGAGGCGGCCCTGGCGCAGGAGTATAGTGTCTCCGTTGCCACCATACGCAGGTCCATATCCATGCTGAACCGTCTGGGATTCTGCCGCACGTATAATGTAAAGGGAACACAGGTGACCCTGTTTAATGACCAGGCTGCCTTTCAGTCCATGAAAAACAAGGTTCACAAAAAGGATATCCTTATGTATCTGAGCGGCCTCCAGTTCATGGCCCTGGCATCCGCTCCGGCGGCCCTGCTGGCGGCGCCTTTTATCGGGAGGGAGGAGATAGACTGTATAGAGGAGGAGCTTGCAGGACCTTATGCGGTGCCCCTCAGTATCCTGATGCACCATATCATTGAAGATCTTACCCTGGAACCATACCAAATTATACTGCGGCAGGTCAGCAGCATACTTCACTGGGGGTATTATTACTCCTTTTACCAGAATGGAATCCAGGCAGGCAATGAGCTGAATCAAATCAGCCATGAGGCATTCCGGCGCCTGCAGGCCGGAGATACAGAAGAGTTTGCACGTCTTTTGTCCCTGTGCTACTGCCATGCGCTGGAGCTGGTGCGCGATTCCATGGTAGTCTGGGGACTTTCGGAGGCAGCGCTGTTTGTTACTCCTCAGGAGATGGATAAAGTGAAGCCGTGCTGGACAAAGCCCGCAGAATTTGCTATAGTGGATAAAGATTCTAATTGA
- a CDS encoding YesL family protein, which produces MLQGIFNYDNPVWRFIGKLGDLIILNILWIVCSIPVFTAGASTTAVYYVTLKLVRDEDDSTIRSFFRSFKSNFKQATAIWLILLAAGIVLGFDFWFFVSGQMSLNGAVKTAMTAVSGGLLLIYLFIITYVFPLQARFYNPVKRTLFNAFFMSVRHLFQTIGILATDLGIAAATYFGLFYFPQFAMLLFLFGMPLIAFVNSYFFTAIFRKYMPKEEEQEHTDATPLLGEEDEEMKEAIRNLKGK; this is translated from the coding sequence ATGTTGCAAGGTATATTTAATTATGATAATCCGGTGTGGCGGTTTATAGGAAAGCTGGGAGACTTAATCATACTGAACATTTTATGGATTGTCTGTTCCATTCCTGTGTTTACAGCAGGGGCCTCCACCACTGCCGTCTATTATGTGACCTTAAAACTGGTGCGGGATGAGGATGATTCCACCATACGGTCCTTTTTCCGGTCTTTTAAGAGCAACTTCAAGCAGGCAACAGCCATATGGCTTATCCTGCTGGCGGCCGGAATCGTGCTGGGCTTTGATTTCTGGTTCTTTGTGTCAGGTCAGATGTCTTTAAACGGAGCAGTCAAGACAGCTATGACCGCGGTGTCCGGCGGATTGCTTTTGATTTATCTGTTTATCATTACCTATGTGTTTCCGCTGCAGGCCAGGTTCTATAATCCGGTTAAGCGGACCCTGTTCAATGCGTTTTTTATGTCCGTGCGCCATTTGTTCCAGACTATCGGGATACTGGCCACTGATCTGGGAATCGCGGCAGCCACATATTTCGGGCTGTTTTATTTCCCGCAGTTTGCCATGTTATTATTCCTGTTTGGGATGCCCCTCATTGCCTTTGTAAACTCGTATTTCTTCACTGCTATTTTCAGGAAGTACATGCCTAAGGAGGAAGAGCAGGAGCATACAGATGCAACCCCCTTGCTGGGAGAAGAGGATGAGGAGATGAAGGAAGCAATTCGGAATCTGAAGGGGAAATAA
- a CDS encoding alanine/glycine:cation symporter family protein has translation MMNVLEQVHQMVWGPWTLVIFLGVGIFFTLKCHFFQIRGFLFWWSRTAGRLISGEASRKEDGTGKGKGISQFQSVCTALAATVGTGNIAGVATALTAGGPGALFWMWVSALIGMITAYAETMLGIRYRYRDKDGHYICGPFIYMERGLGLRGMGVLYSFLCLMSSLGMGSMVQANSAISTMEYTWHVPALAGGLIFTGLLVLVTWGGIRRIGNVAEKLVPAASGIYIAFSMIVILSCLEQIPGALASMVTSAFRPEAAAGGTAGYVISRSVRYGISRGVFSNEAGLGTLAVLHGPTEGTTPHEQGMWAMFEVFFDTVVLCTLTALVILCMTGSSPETIPYEGAALAAWCFSRRLGIIGEYLVSGSMVVFAFATIMAWFYLGRQAAAYFIGGCGFGENAQHMFAAKVYPLLFIAAVFLGSEARLGLVWLLSDIWNGLMAFPNLTALLFLSREVTLPEGFLRRRD, from the coding sequence ATGATGAATGTATTAGAGCAGGTCCACCAGATGGTGTGGGGGCCGTGGACCCTTGTCATATTCCTTGGGGTGGGTATATTCTTTACCCTGAAATGTCATTTTTTCCAAATCAGGGGATTTTTATTCTGGTGGAGCCGCACAGCAGGACGGCTTATATCGGGAGAAGCGTCCAGGAAGGAGGACGGCACCGGAAAAGGAAAGGGAATCAGCCAGTTCCAGTCGGTGTGCACCGCGCTGGCGGCAACTGTGGGAACAGGCAATATAGCAGGGGTGGCAACCGCGCTGACAGCGGGAGGGCCAGGCGCCCTGTTCTGGATGTGGGTATCAGCCCTGATCGGCATGATAACCGCTTATGCAGAGACCATGCTGGGAATCAGGTACCGGTACAGGGATAAGGACGGACATTACATATGCGGTCCGTTTATATACATGGAAAGGGGACTGGGGCTCAGGGGAATGGGAGTGCTGTACAGCTTTCTGTGCCTGATGAGCTCTCTTGGAATGGGCAGCATGGTTCAGGCCAACTCGGCCATCAGCACTATGGAATACACCTGGCATGTACCGGCCCTGGCAGGCGGTCTGATATTTACCGGCCTTCTGGTGCTGGTCACCTGGGGAGGAATCCGCAGAATCGGAAATGTGGCTGAAAAACTGGTGCCTGCGGCGTCCGGAATCTATATTGCCTTTTCCATGATTGTGATTCTTTCCTGTCTGGAACAGATACCCGGAGCACTGGCATCCATGGTAACCTCCGCTTTCCGGCCTGAAGCGGCAGCAGGAGGGACAGCGGGATATGTAATCAGCCGTAGCGTGCGTTACGGCATCTCGCGGGGGGTATTCTCCAATGAGGCCGGACTTGGCACGCTGGCGGTACTCCACGGACCCACAGAGGGCACAACGCCTCATGAACAGGGGATGTGGGCCATGTTCGAGGTGTTCTTTGACACCGTGGTCCTGTGCACCCTAACGGCCCTGGTAATCCTGTGCATGACCGGCTCCAGCCCGGAGACAATACCTTATGAGGGAGCAGCCCTTGCGGCCTGGTGTTTTAGCAGACGGCTGGGAATTATAGGAGAATATCTGGTCAGCGGCTCCATGGTAGTATTTGCATTTGCCACAATCATGGCCTGGTTTTATCTGGGGAGGCAGGCTGCGGCCTATTTCATCGGGGGGTGCGGGTTCGGGGAAAATGCGCAGCACATGTTTGCTGCCAAGGTATATCCCCTTTTGTTTATTGCAGCTGTATTTTTAGGAAGCGAGGCCAGGCTGGGACTGGTCTGGCTGCTGTCAGACATATGGAACGGACTCATGGCCTTCCCCAACCTGACAGCCCTTCTGTTTTTATCCAGGGAAGTAACTCTTCCGGAGGGGTTTTTAAGAAGGCGGGACTAA
- a CDS encoding ComEC/Rec2 family competence protein produces the protein MRIDRYWKQAAAGLLAIMTLTMTGGNLDSLAMTNSQPLKAQGQMLSSPDKIIIRDEGETAQSSQAAAASQPVIQAKAQIAAFGEVTTPKTDSTSLFGAGRLTMLANHDTAAQLLSVIIETGEGGLIVVDGGWTNNTDYLLNQIKQKGGHVQAWLLTHPDSDHVGALADILYKHNGEITIDGIYYSFAEDSWYAEKDPEVAKMVAYIKGAFGLVPQNILHGDIVSGQVIQAGPARIQVLNQAYKMNNDFVNNSSVAYMVSLNGTNTVFLGDLAKSGGEQLMADHDLSALKCDIVQVAHHGQNGVGYEVYKALRPSVALWPTPQWLWDNDNGGGSGSGIWLTQETKNWMVRLGVNANYCIKDGDQVIE, from the coding sequence ATGAGGATTGACAGATACTGGAAACAGGCCGCCGCCGGGCTGCTGGCCATCATGACACTGACAATGACCGGAGGGAATCTGGACAGCTTGGCCATGACCAACTCCCAGCCGCTAAAGGCCCAGGGACAGATGCTGTCTTCCCCGGACAAAATTATCATCAGGGATGAAGGGGAGACAGCCCAGTCATCCCAGGCAGCGGCTGCCAGCCAGCCGGTCATTCAGGCCAAGGCTCAGATTGCCGCATTTGGGGAAGTCACCACTCCCAAGACAGATTCCACTTCCCTGTTCGGGGCCGGCCGTCTCACCATGCTGGCCAACCACGACACGGCAGCCCAGCTTCTGTCGGTTATCATTGAGACAGGTGAGGGCGGCCTCATCGTAGTGGACGGTGGCTGGACCAATAATACGGATTATCTTCTGAACCAGATTAAGCAGAAGGGCGGTCATGTCCAGGCATGGCTTCTGACCCACCCTGATTCAGACCATGTGGGAGCTTTGGCAGACATTCTGTACAAGCATAACGGAGAGATTACCATTGACGGCATCTACTATTCCTTTGCAGAGGACAGCTGGTATGCTGAGAAGGACCCTGAGGTCGCCAAGATGGTGGCCTACATCAAGGGAGCCTTTGGTCTGGTGCCTCAGAATATCCTTCACGGTGATATTGTGTCGGGACAGGTTATCCAGGCAGGTCCTGCCAGGATTCAGGTATTGAATCAGGCATATAAGATGAACAATGACTTTGTCAATAACAGCAGTGTGGCCTATATGGTATCCCTGAATGGGACAAACACCGTGTTCCTTGGGGATTTGGCTAAATCAGGCGGCGAGCAGCTGATGGCCGACCATGATCTGAGCGCCCTTAAGTGTGATATTGTCCAGGTGGCCCATCACGGACAGAACGGCGTAGGATATGAGGTCTACAAGGCGTTAAGACCCAGCGTTGCTCTCTGGCCAACCCCCCAATGGCTGTGGGATAATGACAACGGCGGCGGATCCGGAAGCGGTATCTGGCTTACACAGGAGACAAAGAACTGGATGGTCCGCCTTGGCGTGAATGCAAATTACTGCATTAAGGACGGCGACCAGGTAATCGAATAA
- a CDS encoding peptidylprolyl isomerase has protein sequence MANPIVTITMENGDVMKAELYPEIAPNTVNNFISLVKKGYYDGLIFHRVINGFMIQGGCPEGTGMGGPGYSIKGEFAQNGVKNDLVHTEGVLSMARAMHPNSGGSQFFIMHKASPHLDGSYAAFGKVTEGMDVVNKIADVQTDYSDRPLQEQKIKSMTVETFGVDYPEPEKC, from the coding sequence ATGGCAAATCCTATAGTTACCATAACCATGGAAAATGGAGATGTAATGAAAGCGGAGTTATACCCGGAAATAGCTCCTAATACAGTGAACAATTTTATCAGCCTTGTAAAAAAAGGATATTATGACGGACTGATTTTCCACAGGGTCATCAATGGCTTCATGATTCAGGGCGGCTGTCCTGAGGGCACAGGCATGGGCGGTCCTGGCTACTCCATCAAGGGAGAATTCGCACAGAACGGCGTTAAGAATGACCTGGTGCACACAGAGGGCGTACTTTCCATGGCAAGAGCCATGCATCCCAACTCAGGCGGTTCCCAGTTCTTCATCATGCACAAGGCATCGCCGCACCTGGACGGCTCATATGCAGCCTTTGGAAAGGTGACAGAGGGCATGGATGTGGTGAATAAAATCGCGGATGTCCAGACTGATTACAGTGACCGTCCCCTGCAGGAGCAGAAGATTAAGTCCATGACAGTGGAAACCTTTGGGGTGGATTATCCGGAACCGGAGAAGTGCTGA
- a CDS encoding zinc dependent phospholipase C family protein produces the protein MPGFTTHYVLGMKAYNDMPQNNLKFIIAKYRWLYQLGLQGPDMFFYNLPILRHRDHRNVGSYMHEHHVNYFFRCCFMQLSRIGSRQQREEGLAYMCGFICHYIGDSICHPYVYGRIEYDVNHPGSYYHGLHAKLENDIDALLLQKYKRKKPSQFNQAATICLNGMETQFISQFLSDCINEAFYPLSYKNRYQVTAPMIHRSILALRFGCRTLSDPNSRKKDRIAFFESLFLKNPVASSKLVTDTVENPAWSLNLHHETWCNPWDKSIASKSSFPDLFRQSLGKLSTIFYMINSMLETGQPLKLNALENLLSELGNYSYHSGLPCADD, from the coding sequence ATGCCAGGTTTTACAACACACTATGTCTTGGGCATGAAAGCATACAATGATATGCCTCAGAACAATCTGAAGTTTATCATTGCCAAGTATCGGTGGCTCTATCAGCTGGGTCTCCAGGGGCCGGACATGTTTTTTTATAACCTGCCCATCCTGCGCCATCGAGACCACCGCAATGTAGGTTCCTATATGCATGAACACCATGTCAATTACTTTTTCCGTTGCTGTTTCATGCAGCTTTCCCGAATCGGTTCCAGGCAGCAGCGTGAAGAAGGCCTGGCCTACATGTGCGGTTTTATCTGCCATTATATCGGTGACTCTATATGCCACCCCTATGTATACGGACGCATTGAATACGATGTCAATCACCCGGGGTCCTATTACCACGGACTCCACGCCAAGCTGGAGAATGACATAGACGCTCTTCTGCTTCAGAAGTACAAGAGAAAGAAGCCATCCCAGTTCAACCAGGCAGCAACCATCTGTCTGAATGGAATGGAAACCCAATTTATTTCCCAGTTCCTGTCAGACTGCATCAACGAAGCATTCTATCCGCTGAGCTATAAGAACAGGTACCAGGTCACGGCTCCTATGATACACCGCTCCATTCTGGCTCTCCGTTTTGGATGCAGGACTCTGTCTGACCCTAACAGCAGAAAAAAGGACAGGATTGCATTTTTTGAATCCCTGTTCCTCAAAAATCCGGTAGCCTCCAGCAAGCTGGTTACGGATACCGTGGAGAACCCGGCCTGGAGCCTGAACCTGCATCATGAGACATGGTGCAATCCTTGGGATAAGAGTATTGCCTCCAAGTCCTCCTTCCCAGACCTGTTCAGACAGTCCCTGGGGAAGCTGAGCACTATCTTCTACATGATCAACTCCATGCTGGAGACAGGACAGCCCTTAAAGCTGAACGCCCTTGAGAATCTTCTGTCCGAGCTGGGTAATTATTCCTACCACAGCGGACTTCCCTGTGCAGATGACTGA
- a CDS encoding GNAT family N-acetyltransferase has protein sequence MVTERSICLDGKTCTAVISDEPEALLAAKAAGRAVVGVESERTDIWELKGIPYVIPDFEDATDELLDLVIRRHLGLPWNICRTDRLLIRELTADDACHIPEEEYGPQEAIFRLRDTLELYCRNQYGFYEYGTWALVRRDDQVLVGLAGVSNPRLKREMEECLDSMGQSVPWLELGYHVFLPYRQRGYCAEAVTAIADYSHEVLGVRLCALIRRENQASRKVAEGLGMTCLMETDTQSSEWQLLYGESLV, from the coding sequence ATGGTAACAGAGCGTAGTATCTGTTTAGACGGAAAGACCTGTACAGCAGTCATATCAGACGAACCTGAGGCCCTTCTGGCGGCGAAAGCTGCCGGGAGGGCCGTTGTTGGCGTTGAGAGCGAGAGGACAGACATCTGGGAGTTAAAGGGCATTCCCTATGTGATACCGGACTTTGAGGATGCCACGGACGAGCTGCTGGATCTGGTGATACGCCGCCATCTGGGGCTTCCGTGGAATATATGCAGAACAGACAGGCTGCTTATACGGGAGCTGACCGCGGATGATGCCTGTCACATTCCGGAGGAGGAATACGGACCTCAGGAAGCCATATTCCGTTTAAGAGACACACTGGAACTGTACTGCAGAAACCAGTACGGCTTTTATGAGTATGGTACATGGGCCCTGGTACGCAGGGACGACCAGGTTCTGGTGGGGCTGGCGGGAGTGTCCAACCCCAGGCTTAAAAGGGAGATGGAGGAATGTCTGGACTCCATGGGACAGTCTGTTCCCTGGCTGGAATTGGGATACCATGTTTTCCTTCCTTACCGGCAGCGGGGATACTGCGCGGAAGCTGTGACGGCCATTGCGGATTACAGCCATGAGGTGCTGGGAGTCCGGCTCTGCGCGCTGATCCGCAGAGAAAACCAGGCCTCCCGCAAGGTGGCGGAAGGCCTGGGAATGACGTGTCTTATGGAAACAGATACTCAATCATCTGAATGGCAGCTTCTTTATGGGGAGAGCCTTGTATGA
- a CDS encoding EAL domain-containing protein: MKKTKDSISDDYEKPLFRRGWYIGFLSLVLVSVFALSILNAAKLQIELDRSTQGYLTDVTSQLSRDIRDAINNKITNLVMTADSFSQFTEKQDTDTMSGFLNRAAQILEFKPLIFFDREGFSVSSQTDDGEPPVSPEDFLKLPSVRASFQGSIQASYIGGKSIFYSVPVYRDNGVDGVLVGVRSKENMQSLISSKSFSGQMLSCIVDSQGQVIISPTDLKPFLQLGDIFKQEKNEKIITDIQKMQRDMTENRSGVLKFTATTKEELLLSYNALNINDWFLLTIIPADIISTGTNQYILQSFIIIGATILIFSLFLFAVFRFYNAHKRQLELIAYRDPLTGGLNNAAFQARYRELSKNMTPCTYSIVLLNVRGFKMVNEQFGIRIGNQILSYIYKVLKQHLREEQDEFAARGESDHFFLCLKEYSPGAIQYRLNDMIHDINNFHDTELPDLSLSFKQGACLADDPYQEITLLQDHARIALQSCGTDLCHSCCFYDESLIRTLKIEQELNALFEDSIENRYFQIYLQPKIGLRSGRLEGAEALVRWNHPQKGIIYPSDFIPLFENNGKICRLDLYVFTEVCAAIDRWRQEGLPLIPVSVNLSRQHFRNPNFLDTFAGIASSFKIPDKILEFELTESIFFDNQQIKTVRETIQEMHRMGFLCSLDDFGSGFSSLGLLKEFDVDTLKLDRSFFLNMSGQKAKDVISCLIDLSRHLKVKTVAEGIESTEQVDFLRSMGCDMIQGYVFSAPIPLNEFEKRYLQDQP, encoded by the coding sequence ATGAAAAAAACAAAAGATTCTATATCAGATGATTATGAGAAACCATTATTCAGACGCGGATGGTATATAGGATTCCTTTCCCTGGTCCTGGTCTCAGTTTTTGCCCTTTCCATCCTGAATGCAGCCAAGCTTCAAATCGAGTTGGACCGCTCTACCCAGGGCTATTTAACGGATGTGACCTCCCAGTTGTCCCGCGATATCCGGGATGCCATCAATAACAAGATAACCAATCTGGTCATGACTGCTGACAGCTTTTCGCAGTTTACAGAAAAACAAGATACAGATACAATGTCAGGCTTTCTGAACCGCGCAGCCCAGATTTTGGAATTTAAACCTCTGATTTTCTTTGACAGGGAGGGCTTTTCTGTCTCCTCACAGACTGACGATGGTGAACCCCCTGTATCCCCGGAGGACTTTCTTAAGCTTCCCAGTGTCCGGGCCTCTTTTCAGGGCAGCATACAAGCCAGCTATATAGGTGGAAAAAGTATTTTTTATTCCGTCCCTGTCTATCGGGACAACGGAGTAGACGGGGTTCTGGTGGGTGTTCGCAGCAAGGAAAACATGCAGTCCCTCATTTCCTCCAAAAGCTTCAGCGGCCAGATGCTGAGCTGCATTGTGGACAGCCAGGGGCAGGTAATCATATCTCCTACGGATCTAAAACCCTTTCTGCAGCTGGGGGATATCTTTAAACAAGAAAAAAATGAAAAAATAATTACAGACATACAGAAGATGCAGCGGGATATGACAGAAAACCGCAGCGGCGTCCTGAAATTTACTGCTACCACAAAAGAAGAACTGCTCCTCTCCTATAATGCCCTTAACATAAACGATTGGTTTCTGCTTACCATCATTCCTGCCGATATCATATCCACCGGGACAAACCAATACATCCTTCAGTCCTTCATCATTATAGGGGCTACCATACTTATATTCTCCCTGTTTTTATTTGCAGTATTCCGGTTCTATAACGCCCACAAAAGGCAGCTTGAGCTGATTGCATACAGGGATCCCCTTACAGGCGGGCTTAATAACGCGGCTTTCCAGGCCAGATACAGGGAACTCTCAAAAAACATGACCCCCTGCACCTATTCCATTGTGCTTCTGAATGTCCGGGGATTTAAGATGGTCAACGAGCAGTTCGGCATCCGGATCGGCAACCAGATTCTCTCCTATATATATAAGGTGCTGAAGCAGCATCTGCGTGAGGAGCAGGATGAATTTGCGGCCAGAGGCGAATCAGACCACTTCTTCCTCTGTCTGAAGGAGTACAGCCCCGGAGCCATCCAATACCGGCTGAATGATATGATTCATGATATCAACAACTTTCATGATACGGAACTTCCCGACCTGTCCCTGTCCTTCAAGCAGGGCGCTTGCCTTGCAGACGACCCGTACCAGGAAATCACTCTTCTCCAGGACCATGCCAGGATCGCACTGCAAAGCTGCGGGACAGATTTATGCCACAGCTGCTGTTTTTATGATGAAAGCCTGATCCGGACCCTGAAAATAGAACAGGAGTTAAACGCGCTTTTTGAGGACTCCATTGAAAACCGGTATTTTCAGATTTATCTGCAGCCCAAAATCGGACTCAGAAGCGGCCGGCTGGAAGGAGCAGAGGCATTGGTGCGCTGGAATCATCCCCAAAAAGGAATCATATATCCATCTGATTTTATACCATTGTTCGAGAACAATGGGAAAATATGCCGGCTGGATCTCTATGTATTCACAGAGGTATGCGCTGCCATAGACCGCTGGAGACAGGAAGGGCTGCCGTTGATACCAGTCTCCGTCAACCTGTCCCGCCAGCATTTCCGGAATCCCAATTTCCTGGATACCTTTGCAGGAATCGCATCCAGCTTTAAGATACCCGATAAAATCCTGGAATTCGAGCTGACGGAGTCCATTTTCTTTGATAACCAGCAGATCAAGACAGTCAGAGAAACCATTCAGGAAATGCACCGCATGGGCTTTCTGTGTTCCCTGGATGATTTCGGGTCTGGTTTTTCCTCCCTGGGACTTCTGAAGGAGTTTGATGTGGACACACTGAAGCTGGACCGCTCCTTTTTCCTCAATATGTCCGGTCAGAAAGCAAAGGATGTGATTTCATGCCTGATTGATCTGTCCAGGCATTTAAAGGTAAAGACTGTGGCCGAAGGCATCGAATCCACGGAACAGGTTGATTTTCTTCGCAGCATGGGCTGCGATATGATACAGGGATATGTTTTTTCCGCTCCCATACCTCTAAATGAGTTCGAGAAGCGTTATCTCCAGGATCAGCCCTAG
- the ispE gene encoding 4-(cytidine 5'-diphospho)-2-C-methyl-D-erythritol kinase, whose product MIKHLRLKAYGKINLALDVLGRRADGYHEVRMIMQTVGLHDRIDLYVTQEPGIKIETNLFYLPDNEQNLAHKAARLLMEEFGIRQGLSIHLRKFIPVSAGMAGGSTDAASVLFGVNKMFGLGLSTGELMERGVTLGADIPYCLMRGTALSEGIGERLSPLPPMPQCQVLIAKPGISVSTKVVYESLDAMKLAPSDHPDIDGMIDAIRSQNLREVAGRFGNVLELVTGERYPAISRIEQVMRDYGALGAMMSGSGPTVFGLFANPRAAQAAYEDLRFGKASELAKQVYLTNFFNVKRNGQDMA is encoded by the coding sequence ATGATAAAACATTTACGCTTAAAAGCATATGGAAAGATTAATCTGGCTCTGGATGTACTGGGACGGCGGGCTGACGGCTATCACGAGGTGCGGATGATCATGCAGACCGTGGGGCTTCATGACCGGATTGATTTGTACGTTACCCAGGAGCCGGGCATCAAGATAGAAACCAACCTGTTTTATCTGCCGGATAATGAGCAGAATCTTGCCCATAAAGCGGCCAGACTGCTGATGGAGGAATTCGGTATACGCCAGGGCCTGTCCATCCATCTGCGCAAGTTCATTCCCGTGTCAGCCGGCATGGCCGGAGGAAGTACGGACGCTGCCTCTGTTCTCTTTGGAGTCAATAAAATGTTTGGCCTGGGCCTGTCCACCGGGGAACTGATGGAACGGGGCGTGACCCTGGGAGCGGACATCCCCTACTGCCTTATGCGGGGGACTGCCCTGTCCGAGGGAATCGGCGAGAGGCTGTCGCCCCTGCCTCCCATGCCCCAGTGCCAGGTGCTCATAGCCAAGCCGGGAATCAGCGTGTCCACCAAGGTGGTATATGAGAGTCTGGACGCCATGAAGCTTGCGCCTTCGGACCATCCTGACATAGACGGCATGATAGACGCTATCCGCAGCCAGAATCTGCGGGAGGTGGCAGGCAGGTTCGGGAATGTGCTGGAGCTGGTCACCGGAGAACGGTATCCGGCCATTTCAAGGATTGAACAGGTCATGCGTGACTATGGGGCTTTGGGGGCAATGATGAGCGGAAGCGGTCCGACGGTATTCGGCCTTTTTGCCAATCCAAGGGCGGCCCAGGCAGCCTATGAGGATCTGCGGTTCGGCAAGGCATCGGAGCTGGCAAAACAAGTGTATCTGACCAATTTCTTTAATGTGAAAAGGAATGGACAGGACATGGCATAA